One genomic region from Xenopus laevis strain J_2021 chromosome 2L, Xenopus_laevis_v10.1, whole genome shotgun sequence encodes:
- the slc39a5.L gene encoding zinc transporter ZIP10, with translation MLFHKVCLVLQLWLWTFFPFCASQLRNPSKQNLSPGRPHPLMQALLTRTHSDKERSLSLEEAEKEQGYYLQQLFHLYGENDTLSYEGLTLLLQNLGLGKVQVVEIEHTDLGHDHVSHLDILDVQGNKHSHAHSSREHLQSSTTMPLPVIQTKNARSVEVNADITQPVHAVPKTRTSTKMPPHNEKRSTTQSRKRQWPTEDILKHVIQLQHSPFSHQHDDCLNVTQLLINFGLSWVSEITPEQFTLLCPALLYQIDSRVCIHHNDELTNSDSDSKQALLQVLGWGALAVTVISAPSLLAVAFVPLLRRPLFRSLLRFLVALAVGTLCGDALLHLLPHAQEDHSGNQHGGETHAIEPVLKGLSVLGGVYLLFLIENLMGLLKQRRQRKRLPKPTVPAGDEGYTTALWDLGSPVDSEFCEVSRAAESVQRSSEEVEIRRSNERAASSHHGHSGHSHNIAGKGITEIVWMVLLGDGIHNFTDGLAIGAAFSSGFSGGLSTTVAVFCHELPHELGDFAVLLQNGVPVRKVLFFSLVSALLSFVGMIIGAVASQSSAQITPWIFAATAGIFLYVALVDMLPQMLNRDSADPCQVKDCIIHSLGFPFGCAIMFCIALYQDQMAFLDL, from the exons ATGTTGTTCCACAAAGTTTGTCTGGTTCTCCAACTGTGGCTATGGACATTCTTTCCTTTCTGTGCAAGTCAACTAAGAAATCCCTCTAAGCAAAACCTTAGTCCCGGTAGACCTCACCCCCTCATGCAAGCCTTGCTGACCAGGACACACAGTGACAAAGAAAGATCCCTATCTCTGGAGGAAGCGGAGAAGGAGCAGGGATATTACCTACAGCAGTTATTTCACTTATATGGGGAGAATGACACTCTATCGTATGAAGGGCTCACCCTGCTGCTTCAGAATTTGGGACTAggaaaagtacag gtggtgGAGATAGAACACACGGATCTGGGACATGATCATGTCTCTCACCTGGACATCCTAGACGTCCAGGGCAACAAGCATAGCCATGCGCACTCCAGCCGGGAACACTTGCAGTCATCTACCACTATGCCCTTGCCTGTGATACAAACCAAGAATGCTAGAAG TGTGGAGGTCAATGCAGATATCACTCAGCCTGTGCACGCTGTGCCCAAAACACGAACGTCCACAAAAATGCCACCCCATAATGAGAAGAGAAGCACTACACAGTCAAGAAAAAGACAGTGGCCAACAGAGGACATTCTGAAACATGTGATTCAGTTGCAGCATTCTCCGTTTTCTCACCAACATGACGAT TGCTTGAATGTGACACAGTTGTTAATAAACTTTGGCCTTTCTTGGGTATCTGAAATCACTCCTGAACAATTCACCCTGCTTTGCCCTGCTCTGCTGTACCAGATTGATAGCCGTGTGTGTATCCACCACAATGACGAACTGACAAATTCAGACTCCGATTCTAAGCAAGCATTGCTGCAAG TTCTTGGATGGGGAGCCCTGGCTGTGACAGTGATCAGTGCCCCCTCCCTTTTAGCAGTTGCATTTGTTCCCCTCCTAAGACGCCCTCTGTTCCGCTCTTTGCTGAGGTTCCTGGTGGCTCTGGCTGTGGGGACTCTGTGTGGTGATGCTTTACTGCATCTACTGCCACAT GCTCAGGAAGATCACTCTGGCAATCAGCACGGTGGGGAAACTCATGCAATAGAACCTGTTCTGAAAGGGTTGAGTGTACTTGGTGGCGTGTACCTTCTGTTTCTAATTGAAAATCTTATGGGTCTGCTGAAACAAAGACGGCAACGGAAG AGGCTTCCAAAACCAACAGTGCCTGCAGGAGATGAAGGCTACACCACTGCATTATGGGACCTTGGTAGCCCTGTTG ATTCAGAGTTTTGTGAAGTCTCCAGGGCAGCAGAAAGTGTGCAGAGAAGCAGTGAGGAAGTGGAAATCAGGCGCAGCAATGAAAGAGCTGCCTCTTCTCATCATGGTCATTCGGGGCATTCACACAACATCGCAGGCAAAGGCATTACAGAGATCGTATGGATGGTTCTTCTTGGGGATGGGATCCATAACTTCACTGACGGATTGGCTATTG GTGCAGCTTTCTCTTCTGGCTTTTCTGGGGGCCTCAGCACCACCGTTGCAGTGTTTTGCCATGAATTGCCACATGAGCTTG GTGATTTTGCCGTCTTACTGCAGAATGGAGTCCCAGTGAGGAAGGTCCTTTTTTTCAGCTTGGTTTCAGCCTTACTCTCATTCGTTGGAATGATAATTGGCGCTGTAGCCAGTCAAAGCTCAGCTCAGATCACCCCCTGGATATTTGCTGCTACTGCTGGCATTTTTCTTTACGTAGCATTGGTAGATATG CTTCCACAAATGTTAAACCGGGACTCGGCTGATCCTTGCCAAGTTAAGGACTGTATCATCCACAGCCTTGGATTCCCATTTGGTTGTGCCATCATGTTTTGCATTGCTCTGTATCAAGACCAGATGGCGTTTTTGGACTTATAG